A genomic segment from Dechloromonas denitrificans encodes:
- a CDS encoding DUF4124 domain-containing protein produces the protein MTTPIRKSVLMVLLALSIDAGAEVYKCRLPDGQMEITNAPCPKGSGTVTVRPDEKVSEADRLQAEREVERMRLQADRMEAAQRTAETERIAAQKRNTAVNAPSATETRTVEECLHDVGQLALDPHQRAEQEAACRAGGRTSQPVYVPVPVYAGNPISVCIENVLRLKLPPAEQSQRLAQCQGHLAPPPPTISQPAQPVQPKPTAPAPVESSRVICPPNNKNCVR, from the coding sequence ATGACCACTCCGATACGCAAATCAGTTCTCATGGTGCTGCTCGCCCTATCGATTGACGCGGGTGCCGAGGTTTACAAGTGCCGGCTGCCCGATGGCCAGATGGAAATCACCAACGCCCCCTGCCCGAAGGGAAGCGGCACCGTCACGGTTCGCCCGGATGAAAAAGTATCCGAGGCCGACCGCCTGCAAGCCGAACGTGAAGTTGAGCGTATGCGTCTTCAGGCGGACCGCATGGAAGCCGCGCAACGCACGGCCGAAACCGAGCGGATCGCAGCGCAAAAGCGGAACACTGCGGTCAACGCACCATCGGCGACCGAAACGAGAACGGTCGAAGAATGCCTGCACGATGTCGGACAGCTGGCGCTGGATCCCCACCAGCGTGCCGAACAGGAAGCGGCCTGCCGCGCCGGTGGACGGACCAGCCAGCCGGTTTATGTCCCGGTGCCGGTGTATGCCGGCAATCCGATCAGCGTCTGCATTGAAAATGTATTGCGACTGAAACTGCCGCCCGCCGAACAAAGCCAGCGACTGGCCCAGTGCCAGGGCCACCTGGCGCCCCCGCCGCCGACAATCAGCCAGCCGGCACAGCCGGTTCAACCGAAACCGACGGCCCCGGCACCGGTCGAAAGTTCGCGGGTGATTTGCCCGCCCAACAACAAGAACTGCGTGCGCTGA
- a CDS encoding DnaJ domain-containing protein: MKTSHYDTLQVSTRASTEIIDAAYQRLKPSLTEAARNGDFEARNQLLFLEEAYSVLVSPEKRAAYDAAQSPAPAQAPAYQRTYAYEAASSAPSGMFASGTARLVLGLGLCAAVFSVYKFMGQSGQQKNQASQIEASAQRGTGEVRNDAYRAENERMLVQGAVHNQGKQIDNSYNIADREAERRQRELDYRANADAQVLDMQRRRLEAQQQQQQWQQEQYEKDRKLREAKIAADAPKKQLCNMYALSGNTRDARAAGCYY; encoded by the coding sequence ATGAAAACATCCCACTACGACACACTTCAGGTCAGCACGCGGGCCAGCACTGAAATCATCGACGCCGCCTACCAGCGACTCAAGCCCAGCCTGACTGAAGCAGCCAGGAATGGCGATTTTGAAGCACGCAACCAGCTGCTTTTCCTTGAAGAAGCCTACAGCGTGCTGGTTTCGCCCGAGAAGCGTGCCGCTTACGATGCCGCCCAGTCTCCTGCCCCGGCCCAGGCACCGGCCTACCAGCGCACTTACGCCTATGAAGCGGCCAGCAGCGCGCCAAGCGGCATGTTCGCTTCGGGCACGGCACGGCTGGTGCTCGGGCTTGGCCTGTGCGCGGCAGTTTTCTCGGTTTACAAATTCATGGGCCAAAGCGGTCAGCAGAAAAACCAGGCCAGCCAGATCGAAGCCAGCGCCCAGCGCGGCACCGGCGAAGTGCGCAACGATGCCTACCGGGCCGAAAATGAACGCATGCTCGTCCAGGGGGCGGTGCACAACCAGGGCAAGCAGATCGACAACTCCTACAATATTGCCGACCGTGAAGCCGAACGTCGCCAACGCGAACTCGACTACCGGGCCAATGCCGATGCCCAGGTGCTCGACATGCAGCGCCGCCGGCTGGAAGCGCAACAACAGCAACAGCAATGGCAGCAGGAGCAGTACGAAAAGGATCGCAAACTGCGCGAAGCGAAAATCGCAGCCGATGCACCGAAGAAGCAGCTGTGCAATATGTACGCCCTGAGCGGCAACACACGCGACGCCCGCGCCGCCGGTTGCTACTACTGA
- the cysN gene encoding sulfate adenylyltransferase subunit CysN codes for MSAHQVEDHGLLRFLTCGSVDDGKSTLIGRLLYDTKTILADTLSAIAKTSEKRGLGAVDLSLLTDGLQAEREQGITIDVAYRYFSTGTRKYIIADAPGHEQYTRNMVTAASTANLAIILIDARKGVLTQTRRHSKLAALVGIPHLIVAINKMDLADYSQETYERIKAEYLEFAAKVGIEDIRFIPLSALNGDMIVDRGDKLNWYEGPTLLEMLEAAPAAHTEHTEKFRFPVQYVCRPQDSANPELHDYRGFMGRVEAGSIKVGDAVTVLPSGRESTVKAVQLGGVDIGEAFCEQSITLLLADEIDTSRGDMIVKSNEVPAAVKQIEATVCWMAEQPMDRARTYLIRHTTRDSKAKLAAIDHRLDVNTLEKVPAEKLAMNDIAQVTFKLAQPLFADPYLENRGTGAFIIIDESNNNTVGAGMIL; via the coding sequence ATGAGCGCCCATCAAGTTGAAGATCATGGCCTGCTGCGCTTCCTGACCTGCGGCAGCGTCGATGACGGCAAGAGCACGCTGATCGGCCGCCTGCTGTACGACACCAAGACCATCCTGGCCGACACGCTGTCGGCCATCGCCAAGACCTCCGAAAAGCGCGGCCTCGGCGCTGTCGACCTGTCGCTACTCACCGACGGCCTGCAAGCCGAGCGCGAGCAAGGCATCACCATCGACGTCGCCTACCGCTATTTCTCGACCGGCACCCGCAAGTACATCATTGCCGACGCACCCGGCCACGAGCAGTACACCCGCAACATGGTGACCGCGGCCTCCACGGCCAACCTCGCCATCATCCTGATCGATGCACGCAAGGGCGTCCTGACCCAGACCCGCCGCCACTCCAAGCTGGCCGCATTGGTCGGTATTCCGCATCTGATCGTCGCGATCAACAAGATGGACCTGGCCGATTATTCGCAGGAAACCTACGAGCGCATCAAGGCCGAATACCTCGAATTCGCCGCCAAGGTCGGCATCGAAGATATCCGCTTCATCCCGCTCTCGGCACTCAATGGCGACATGATCGTCGACCGTGGCGACAAGCTGAACTGGTACGAAGGCCCGACCCTGCTTGAAATGCTCGAAGCCGCCCCGGCCGCGCACACCGAGCACACCGAGAAGTTCCGCTTCCCGGTGCAGTACGTCTGCCGCCCGCAGGATTCGGCCAACCCGGAACTGCACGACTACCGCGGCTTCATGGGCCGTGTCGAAGCCGGTTCAATCAAGGTCGGCGATGCCGTCACCGTTTTGCCTTCCGGCCGCGAGTCGACCGTGAAAGCGGTTCAACTGGGTGGCGTCGATATCGGTGAAGCCTTCTGCGAACAATCGATCACGCTGCTGCTGGCCGACGAAATCGACACCTCGCGCGGCGACATGATCGTCAAGTCGAACGAAGTGCCGGCCGCAGTCAAGCAGATCGAAGCCACCGTCTGCTGGATGGCCGAACAGCCGATGGACCGCGCCCGCACCTACCTGATCCGCCACACGACGCGCGACTCGAAAGCCAAGCTGGCCGCCATCGACCATCGTCTGGATGTGAACACCCTGGAAAAAGTCCCGGCCGAAAAGCTGGCGATGAACGACATCGCTCAAGTCACCTTCAAGCTGGCCCAGCCGCTTTTCGCCGATCCCTATCTGGAAAACCGTGGGACCGGCGCTTTCATCATCATCGATGAGAGCAACAACAATACGGTGGGCGCGGGGATGATTCTCTGA
- a CDS encoding alpha-2-macroglobulin family protein yields MKTRSILLASLLLASTASQAASIQQFMPQGKVADQTRVTVRFNTAMTKLGETGGAAPFSIDCQNIAGEGRWIDERSWAWQMSRALQPGERCVFALKSGLTAANGEAVSGKNRFEFFGAAPRPWAIRPAPGSGIEEDQAFVINGGGPLNVKSLENNLWCEADGVGQRIPARPVSQAIRNEVLNQIGGLGSAPIVVTCAERLPAGSKMKLVWGKGIQAANGTPGEKDESFVYKVREPFKATLSCEREKAGAPCSPLSAISLTFNAPFEARFLSKFRLLTAEGPRSPVDPNKDSSHQEPSFQSISFAGPLPQNADLTLEIPSGFKDETGRPLSNAASFPLKTRTGSLPPLAKFPGSFGIIELKEGGLLPVTLRNVEASLKTKQLALPGSHRFSEQRLTEDADVIAAMLALQKFEQQTQQVKLNVDGEMRTITDPYYARELPFLARRNGVTRQELPKPGGSNEFEVVGIPLAKPGYHIVEIESQLLGKALLATPKPMYVRTAALVTNMAVHLKTGKDNALVWVTALDSGKPVADAEVRVSGCDGKSLWQGKTDSLGRAAINQRLENRNCRDAYFLFASARLNGDYSFVRSDWNEGIEPWRFGVETWGETGDFKIHSIVDRSLFRLGQTVSMKHLARSRNSRGFQLPEAAGLPTKLVIRHRESGTEFSQPVQWDAQASAVNSWKVPESAKLGTYEIALSGGKRGEIYSGEIRVADFRLPVFTGSVQGVPSRQIAPAKVPLALGLSFLNGGPAKNAEVQVSATLRPRWPTYKNYEAYNFHIDFDDAAMAAFKVDAGREEESLILDKQALKLDKAGAGKLDVVLPGKPKGPSEVYAEMSFADPNGEIQTLRGLVELWPAGVTLGIKVADWASAGGKNRVEVVVLDTAGKPLAGQAVSVKGKRRIDTSHRRRIVGGFYAYENNAEYKDIGDVCSGTTDSRGLLLCEPKSGESGSVYLLAETKDAAGNIARASTSYWVTGAGDLWFSAGNQDRIDVIPEKKAWKPGETARFQVRTPFREATALISVEAGGVIDTFVQPLSRFKPTIELPVKAEWGPNVFVSVLAVRGRVEPLKWYSLFQWGWREPVAWFKEWWNPEQPTAMVDLAKPAYRLGLAEIAVGTEGFKLKVDISSDKTDYRPREEATVKIKVTTPDGKPAPAGTEVAFAAVDQALLELRSNDSWNLLDAMLQKRGYEVETATAQSQVIGKRHFGKKALPPGGGGGRAPARELFDTLLKWQPRVVLDANGSATLKVTMNDSLSEFKLVGVATAGASLFGTGSSSVKTRQDLQIISGLPPLVREGDSFKAMLTLRNGTARKMVIAVNGKNGANSLTEQKLTLEPEGAGELSWPLKAGEGISSQQWEFSAREEGGNAQDTLRITQQIAPAVPVTVQQATFTRIAGSFAVPVMQPAGALPGKGGLEISLSPKLATPPPGLTRFFEEYPFSCLEQKTSVAIGLHDEKRWQAIAETLPGYLDHNGLAAYFPGSSGSTTLTAYLLDLVTLAGFTLPEDSRQRMLQGLTAYVEGRIKTGEWAPSYAGDPLLQRRLNALQALTRQGLQPIRAAAALEIDPLRLSTAALIDWTLIVRRLAELPQRDKKLAEAKQELRNRLSYAGSRLVFTTERDDYSWWLMLNADANAFRLIEAMLDDAEWKDDLPRLLQGAMERQVRGRWLTTTANAWARVTLDRFAQKFERETVSGTTVATLGKARTELDWKKAAGETFKPLALPWPAAPAKDDKLDIRHDGSGKPWATVQVLAAIPDGPARNAGYRITRKVTPTQEKSAGKISRGDLWRVTLTVDADNDMSWVALTDPIPAGAKIVGDGDGRDSAIAGLGENQQQRGISPTYVERSFSAYRAYYAMLPKGRFSIEYTVRLNNAGNFALPPSRVEAMYAPDVFGELPNGRVVVGD; encoded by the coding sequence ATGAAAACACGCTCAATCCTTCTCGCCAGCCTGCTGCTGGCCAGCACCGCCAGCCAGGCCGCCAGCATCCAGCAATTCATGCCGCAGGGCAAAGTGGCCGACCAGACACGTGTCACCGTGCGTTTCAATACAGCGATGACCAAGCTCGGTGAAACCGGGGGCGCCGCGCCGTTCAGCATCGACTGCCAGAACATTGCCGGCGAAGGCCGCTGGATCGACGAGCGAAGCTGGGCCTGGCAAATGAGCCGGGCGCTGCAACCCGGCGAACGTTGCGTTTTTGCCCTGAAAAGCGGGTTGACCGCAGCAAACGGCGAAGCGGTCAGCGGCAAGAACCGCTTCGAATTTTTCGGCGCCGCCCCGCGTCCCTGGGCGATTCGCCCGGCGCCCGGTTCGGGCATCGAGGAAGACCAGGCTTTCGTCATCAACGGCGGCGGCCCGCTCAATGTGAAATCGCTCGAAAATAACCTGTGGTGCGAGGCTGATGGCGTCGGCCAGCGCATCCCGGCCCGTCCGGTCAGCCAGGCCATCCGCAACGAAGTCCTCAACCAGATCGGCGGACTGGGTTCGGCCCCCATCGTCGTCACCTGCGCCGAACGTCTGCCGGCCGGCAGCAAAATGAAACTGGTCTGGGGCAAAGGTATTCAGGCGGCCAACGGCACGCCGGGCGAAAAGGATGAAAGCTTCGTGTACAAGGTGCGCGAACCGTTCAAGGCGACGCTGAGTTGCGAACGCGAAAAAGCCGGTGCGCCCTGCTCGCCGCTCTCGGCCATCAGCCTGACTTTCAATGCGCCGTTCGAGGCCAGGTTTTTAAGCAAATTCCGCCTGTTGACCGCGGAAGGCCCGCGCAGCCCGGTCGATCCGAACAAGGACAGCAGCCATCAGGAGCCAAGCTTCCAGTCGATCAGCTTCGCCGGCCCCTTGCCGCAGAATGCCGATCTGACCTTAGAAATCCCATCCGGCTTCAAGGATGAAACGGGTCGCCCTTTAAGCAATGCGGCCAGTTTTCCGCTCAAGACGCGAACCGGCAGCCTGCCGCCTTTGGCCAAGTTTCCCGGCAGTTTCGGCATCATCGAGCTAAAGGAAGGCGGCCTCTTGCCGGTCACGCTGCGCAACGTCGAAGCCAGCCTGAAAACGAAGCAACTCGCCCTGCCCGGCAGTCACCGTTTCAGCGAGCAGCGGCTGACCGAAGATGCCGACGTGATCGCTGCGATGCTGGCATTGCAAAAATTCGAGCAGCAGACGCAGCAGGTCAAACTCAATGTCGACGGTGAAATGCGCACCATCACCGACCCGTATTACGCCCGCGAACTGCCCTTCCTTGCCAGGCGCAACGGCGTCACCCGCCAGGAACTGCCCAAGCCGGGCGGCAGCAACGAATTCGAGGTGGTCGGCATTCCGCTCGCCAAGCCGGGTTACCACATTGTCGAGATCGAGAGCCAGTTGCTCGGCAAGGCGCTGCTCGCCACGCCCAAGCCGATGTATGTCCGGACTGCCGCGCTGGTCACCAACATGGCGGTACATCTGAAGACCGGCAAGGACAATGCACTGGTCTGGGTGACCGCGCTCGACAGCGGCAAGCCGGTGGCCGATGCCGAGGTGCGCGTTTCCGGCTGCGACGGCAAGTCGCTGTGGCAGGGCAAGACCGACAGCCTGGGCCGGGCGGCGATCAATCAGCGGCTGGAAAACAGGAATTGCCGCGACGCCTACTTCCTGTTTGCCAGCGCCCGCCTGAATGGCGATTACAGTTTTGTCCGCTCAGACTGGAACGAAGGCATTGAGCCGTGGCGCTTTGGCGTCGAAACCTGGGGCGAGACCGGTGATTTCAAGATACACAGCATTGTCGACCGCAGCCTTTTCCGCCTCGGCCAGACGGTGTCGATGAAACATCTGGCGCGCAGCCGCAATAGCCGGGGTTTCCAGTTGCCCGAAGCGGCCGGACTGCCGACCAAGCTGGTCATCCGCCACCGCGAAAGCGGCACCGAATTCAGCCAGCCGGTCCAGTGGGATGCGCAGGCTTCCGCGGTCAACAGCTGGAAAGTGCCCGAATCGGCCAAGCTCGGCACCTATGAGATTGCCCTGAGCGGCGGCAAGCGTGGCGAAATCTACAGCGGTGAAATTCGCGTTGCCGACTTCCGCCTGCCGGTGTTTACCGGCAGCGTGCAAGGCGTTCCAAGCCGCCAGATCGCCCCCGCCAAGGTGCCGCTGGCGCTCGGCCTGTCCTTCCTCAACGGCGGCCCGGCCAAGAACGCCGAAGTTCAGGTTTCCGCCACGCTGCGCCCACGCTGGCCGACCTACAAGAATTACGAGGCTTACAATTTTCATATCGATTTCGACGATGCGGCGATGGCCGCCTTCAAGGTCGACGCCGGCCGCGAAGAAGAAAGCCTGATTCTCGACAAGCAGGCGCTCAAGCTCGACAAGGCCGGCGCCGGCAAGCTCGATGTGGTGCTGCCCGGCAAGCCGAAAGGCCCAAGCGAGGTCTATGCCGAAATGAGCTTTGCCGATCCGAACGGTGAAATCCAGACCCTGCGCGGCCTGGTCGAACTGTGGCCGGCCGGTGTGACGCTCGGTATCAAGGTGGCCGACTGGGCCTCGGCCGGTGGCAAGAACCGGGTTGAAGTCGTCGTCCTCGACACGGCCGGCAAGCCGCTCGCCGGGCAGGCGGTCAGCGTCAAAGGCAAGCGCCGGATCGACACCAGCCATCGCCGGCGCATCGTCGGCGGCTTCTACGCTTACGAAAACAATGCGGAATACAAGGATATCGGCGACGTCTGCAGCGGCACCACCGATAGTCGCGGTCTACTGCTCTGCGAGCCGAAATCCGGCGAATCCGGTTCGGTCTACCTGCTGGCCGAAACGAAGGACGCGGCAGGCAATATCGCCCGCGCCAGCACCAGCTACTGGGTGACCGGCGCCGGCGATCTGTGGTTCTCCGCCGGCAACCAGGACCGGATCGACGTCATTCCGGAAAAGAAGGCATGGAAACCGGGTGAAACCGCCCGCTTCCAGGTGCGCACGCCTTTCCGTGAGGCAACGGCGCTGATCTCGGTCGAGGCCGGCGGCGTGATCGACACTTTCGTCCAGCCGCTATCGCGCTTCAAACCGACGATTGAACTGCCGGTCAAGGCCGAATGGGGGCCGAATGTCTTCGTCTCGGTGCTCGCCGTGCGCGGCCGCGTCGAGCCGCTGAAATGGTATTCGCTGTTCCAGTGGGGCTGGCGCGAACCGGTCGCCTGGTTCAAGGAATGGTGGAACCCGGAACAACCAACCGCCATGGTCGACCTGGCCAAACCGGCCTATCGTCTCGGACTGGCCGAAATCGCCGTCGGCACCGAAGGCTTCAAACTCAAGGTGGATATCAGCAGCGACAAGACCGACTACCGTCCGCGCGAAGAAGCGACGGTGAAGATCAAGGTCACGACGCCGGATGGCAAACCTGCCCCGGCCGGCACCGAAGTCGCCTTCGCCGCGGTCGATCAGGCGCTGCTTGAACTGCGCTCGAACGATAGCTGGAACCTGCTCGACGCGATGCTGCAAAAACGCGGCTACGAGGTGGAAACCGCCACCGCCCAGTCGCAGGTCATCGGCAAGCGCCACTTCGGCAAGAAAGCCCTGCCACCGGGTGGCGGTGGCGGTCGTGCGCCGGCCCGCGAACTGTTCGACACCCTGCTCAAATGGCAGCCACGCGTCGTCCTCGACGCCAATGGCAGTGCCACACTCAAGGTGACGATGAACGACTCGCTGAGCGAATTCAAGCTGGTCGGCGTGGCCACCGCGGGTGCCAGTCTGTTCGGTACGGGCAGCAGCAGCGTCAAGACCCGGCAGGACTTGCAGATCATCTCCGGCCTGCCGCCGCTGGTCCGCGAAGGTGACAGTTTCAAGGCGATGCTGACGCTGCGCAACGGCACGGCGCGCAAGATGGTCATTGCGGTCAACGGCAAAAACGGGGCCAATTCGCTGACCGAGCAAAAACTGACGCTCGAACCGGAAGGGGCCGGCGAACTGAGCTGGCCGCTCAAGGCCGGCGAAGGGATCAGCAGCCAGCAGTGGGAATTCAGCGCCAGGGAAGAAGGCGGCAACGCCCAGGACACGCTGCGTATCACGCAGCAAATCGCGCCCGCCGTGCCGGTCACCGTGCAACAGGCGACGTTCACCCGCATCGCCGGCAGTTTTGCCGTACCAGTCATGCAGCCGGCCGGCGCCCTGCCCGGCAAGGGCGGGCTGGAAATCAGCCTGTCGCCCAAACTGGCGACGCCGCCGCCCGGCCTGACGCGCTTCTTCGAGGAATATCCGTTCAGTTGCCTGGAGCAGAAAACCTCGGTGGCCATCGGCCTGCATGACGAAAAACGCTGGCAGGCGATTGCCGAAACCCTGCCCGGTTATCTCGACCACAACGGGCTGGCCGCTTACTTCCCCGGCAGCAGCGGCAGCACCACGCTGACAGCTTATCTGCTCGATCTGGTCACGCTGGCCGGCTTCACGCTGCCCGAAGACAGCCGCCAGCGCATGCTGCAAGGCCTGACCGCCTACGTCGAAGGGCGCATCAAGACCGGCGAATGGGCACCGTCCTACGCCGGCGACCCGCTGCTGCAACGCCGTCTGAACGCTTTGCAGGCACTGACCCGTCAAGGCCTGCAGCCGATCCGGGCGGCAGCCGCACTGGAAATCGACCCGCTGCGCCTGTCGACCGCAGCATTGATCGACTGGACGCTGATCGTGCGCCGCCTGGCTGAACTACCGCAACGCGACAAAAAACTGGCCGAAGCCAAGCAGGAACTGCGCAACCGCCTGAGCTACGCCGGCAGCCGCCTGGTATTCACCACCGAACGCGACGACTACAGCTGGTGGCTGATGCTCAACGCCGACGCCAACGCTTTCCGGCTGATCGAAGCCATGCTCGACGATGCCGAATGGAAGGACGATTTACCGCGTCTGCTGCAAGGCGCCATGGAACGCCAGGTGCGCGGCCGCTGGCTGACCACCACGGCCAACGCCTGGGCACGCGTCACGCTCGACCGCTTTGCGCAGAAGTTCGAGCGCGAGACGGTCAGCGGGACTACCGTCGCCACACTCGGCAAGGCACGCACAGAACTTGACTGGAAAAAAGCGGCCGGCGAAACGTTCAAGCCACTTGCCTTGCCCTGGCCAGCAGCACCGGCCAAGGACGACAAGCTGGACATCCGTCACGACGGCAGCGGCAAGCCTTGGGCCACAGTTCAGGTACTCGCCGCGATTCCAGACGGACCGGCGCGCAACGCCGGTTACCGGATCACGCGCAAGGTGACGCCGACCCAGGAAAAGAGCGCCGGCAAGATCAGTCGCGGCGACCTCTGGCGCGTCACGCTGACGGTCGATGCCGACAACGACATGAGCTGGGTGGCGCTGACCGATCCGATTCCCGCCGGCGCCAAGATCGTCGGCGATGGAGACGGACGCGATTCGGCCATCGCCGGCCTCGGCGAAAACCAGCAGCAGCGCGGCATTTCACCCACCTACGTCGAACGCAGCTTCAGCGCCTACCGGGCTTATTACGCGATGCTGCCGAAAGGCCGTTTCAGCATCGAATACACCGTGCGCCTGAACAACGCCGGCAATTTTGCCTTGCCGCCTAGCCGGGTCGAAGCGATGTATGCCCCCGATGTGTTCGGTGAGTTGCCGAACGGACGCGTCGTAGTGGGCGACTGA
- a CDS encoding TonB-dependent receptor plug domain-containing protein, producing MLLLLASGSLQATDSAGALADLTLEQLTQQEVVWASKIARQVSDSPSAVAIVTAADIRAYGYRTLADVINSMRGLYTTNDRRYQYMGGRGFGAPEDYAGRVMLLIDGYATQDSLFNQAYIDEGGLIDLELVERVEYVPGTGSVTYGNNALLGIINVVTRHGRDFNATQLSGEVASYGGRKQRVTYGKYFDNGADLLLSASALDARGQSLYFPAYDTPATNNGMAQNVDAEHNNRLFGKFSYEGWTVEAAYVDRKKTVPTNPNAYTAFNTPFTVQDTNAFLNARYETDLAHKLHSASRFYYGHYAYDGFRQFADFSDGEKFGRRQFDADWWGIDQKFVANWFASHSIVFGFEYRNDFRQRFHWSYLSPSRVTVRESEEMYARRTTSFYLTDEFRINDRWSLNVGARHDNASDLAGNWSPRLAAIYHPSLSTTVKASWSEAFRMPHAYERSFYGAAAAPEFVTASELVVQHDLSPQTRLTGSMYRYHRTRQMVFNNALNDYVDAGSSYTRGVELEFESSWENGTRLRSSVAFQSSKDVNGEDAVNSPNLLGKFNLTFPIVANALRTGIEAQYMGARQTLERQRLPGVALANLTFSSERKWYGLSSSFSIRNLFDKKYDAVSPFDWRPDSGYPQDSLRMDGRTYWFQLNYDL from the coding sequence ATGCTTCTGTTACTGGCTTCCGGTTCGCTCCAGGCGACTGATTCGGCCGGCGCACTGGCCGATCTGACGCTCGAACAACTGACCCAGCAGGAAGTAGTCTGGGCATCGAAAATTGCCCGTCAGGTCAGTGATTCCCCGTCGGCTGTGGCGATTGTCACGGCTGCCGATATCCGGGCTTACGGTTACCGGACGCTGGCCGATGTGATCAACAGCATGCGTGGCTTGTACACGACCAACGACCGCCGCTATCAATACATGGGCGGGCGTGGCTTTGGTGCTCCGGAGGATTACGCCGGCCGGGTGATGCTGCTGATCGACGGCTATGCGACTCAGGACAGCCTGTTCAATCAGGCTTATATCGACGAAGGCGGACTGATCGATCTCGAACTGGTCGAGCGCGTCGAGTACGTGCCGGGCACCGGCTCGGTGACTTACGGCAATAATGCCTTGCTCGGCATCATCAACGTTGTGACCCGGCATGGACGCGATTTCAACGCCACCCAGTTGTCCGGCGAAGTCGCCAGTTACGGCGGGCGGAAACAGCGCGTGACCTACGGCAAGTATTTCGACAACGGGGCGGATCTGCTGTTGTCGGCCTCGGCGCTTGATGCGCGCGGCCAGAGCCTGTATTTCCCGGCCTACGATACGCCGGCCACCAACAACGGCATGGCGCAGAATGTCGATGCGGAGCACAACAACCGTCTGTTCGGCAAGTTTTCCTATGAAGGCTGGACGGTCGAAGCGGCTTATGTGGACCGGAAAAAGACGGTGCCGACCAATCCGAATGCCTATACCGCATTTAATACGCCCTTTACCGTGCAGGATACCAACGCCTTCCTGAATGCGCGTTACGAAACCGACCTGGCCCACAAGCTGCATTCCGCTTCGCGTTTTTACTACGGACACTACGCTTACGACGGTTTTCGCCAGTTTGCCGATTTCAGCGACGGTGAGAAATTCGGGCGTCGCCAGTTCGATGCCGACTGGTGGGGTATCGATCAGAAATTTGTTGCCAACTGGTTCGCCAGCCATTCAATCGTTTTTGGCTTCGAGTATCGCAATGATTTTCGCCAGCGCTTTCACTGGAGCTACCTTTCCCCGTCGCGGGTGACCGTGCGGGAAAGCGAGGAAATGTATGCACGGCGGACAACCAGCTTTTACCTGACCGACGAATTTCGGATCAATGATCGATGGTCGCTCAATGTGGGCGCGCGCCACGATAACGCCAGCGATCTGGCCGGCAACTGGAGCCCGCGCCTCGCCGCGATTTATCATCCCAGCCTGAGTACGACCGTGAAAGCCTCCTGGAGCGAAGCTTTCCGCATGCCGCACGCCTATGAACGCTCTTTCTACGGTGCCGCCGCTGCGCCGGAATTCGTCACGGCCAGTGAGCTGGTTGTGCAGCACGATCTGTCGCCCCAAACCCGCCTGACCGGCTCGATGTATCGCTATCACCGGACCCGGCAGATGGTATTCAACAATGCGTTGAACGATTACGTCGATGCCGGTTCGAGCTATACCCGAGGCGTTGAACTGGAATTCGAAAGCTCTTGGGAAAACGGAACCCGTCTGCGCAGCAGCGTGGCTTTCCAGAGCTCCAAGGATGTGAATGGCGAAGATGCCGTCAATTCCCCCAATTTGCTGGGCAAGTTCAATCTGACATTCCCCATCGTTGCGAATGCCTTGCGGACGGGTATCGAGGCGCAGTACATGGGCGCCCGCCAGACCCTCGAACGGCAGCGCCTGCCGGGTGTGGCGCTGGCTAACCTGACTTTTTCCAGTGAGCGGAAATGGTATGGACTGTCCTCCTCGTTCAGCATCCGCAATCTGTTCGACAAGAAATACGATGCCGTTTCGCCTTTCGACTGGCGCCCCGACAGTGGCTATCCCCAGGATTCGCTGCGCATGGATGGCCGGACTTACTGGTTCCAGCTGAATTACGATTTGTAG